TTCTTCGGGTCGCCGGTCGCCAGCGCCGCGTCGACAATCGCCTGCACGTCCGGGGGCAGGGCGGCATTCGCCGCGCACGGGATGGCAAGACCGATCGCGAAGGGGACACAGGCGAGCAATTTCATGATGCGAATCCTAGAATCGCAAGCCTGTACTGGCAATGGCCGGTTAGCTGCGCAGTCGCCAGCCCGTCCTGAATATGTATGCGATGATCCCGACGCATACGGCGAGGAAGCCGAGCGTCAGGCCGAGCGAGAGCCAGATCGAGACGTCCGCCTCGCCGTAGAACGTCCAGCGCAGGCCGCTGACGAGGAAGGCGATCGGGTTGGCGAGCGCGATCTTGTCCCAGGGGTCGGGCAGCATGTCGAGCGAGTAGAATGTCCCGCCCAAGAACGTGAGCGGTGTCAGGATGAGCATGGGGATGATGCCCAGCTTCTCGAAATTGTCCGCCCATATTCCCAATGTGAAACCGAACAGGCTGAAAGCGGCGGCCACCAGCATGATGTAGAGTATGGCGAGGAACGGGTAGGCGATTGTGTAATCGACGAACAATCGCGCGGTCAGCAGGATGATCGCGGCGAGGATCAGGCTCTTGGTCGCGGCCGCGCCGACGAAGCCGATCAGCGTTTCGGCCACGCCCACGGGCGCGCTCAGCAATTCGTAGATCGTCCCGGTGAAGCGCGGCATGTAGATACCGAAGCTGGAATTGCTGGTCGTCTCGCCCAGCAGGGTCAGCATCAGCAGTCCGGGGATGATGAAGGCGGCGTAGTCCACCCCGCCGAGGTCGGGCATGCGCCCGCCGATCGCCGCGCCGAACACGATGAAATAGAGCGCAGTCGTCAGCACCGGCGCCAGCACCGACTGAAAGGCGGTGCGCAGGAAACGCAGTAGCTCGCGGGTGTAGATGGCCCTGGTGGACCGCCAGTTGATCATGCCGACTGCTCCCCTTCACCCAGCAGCGAGACGAAAATCTCCTCGAGGCTGCTCTCCCGCGTGTCGATACCTACATAGTCGATCCCGGCGCGGGTCAGCGCCTTCGTAAGCTCCGCGACTTCGGCCTTGCCCTTGCCCGATCCGTCGCCGCCGCGATAGCAAAGTGTCCGTCCGCCCTCCTGCAGTTCGACGGGGAAACCCGCGATCGCGTGCGGGATCGTGTCCATCGGTTCGGCCAGCGCGATGTGTGCCTCGGTCCGGCCGAGCCGGCCCATCATGGCGGTCTTCTCGTCGACCATCAGGATGCGGCCCTTGTTGATGATGCCGACCCGGTCGGACATCAGCTCGGCTTCCTCGATATAATGCGTGGTGAGGATGATGGTGACGCCCCGCGCGCGCATCTGGTCGATGATCGCCCACATGCCCTTGCGCAGTTCCACGTCCACGCCCGCGGTCGGTTCGTCCAGGAACAAGAGGTCGGGCTCGTGCGCCAGCGCTTTGGCGATGAGCACGCGGCGCTTCATGCCGCCCGAAAGGGCCATGATCCGTTCGTCGCGCTTGTCCCACAGGCTGAGACTGCGCAGGATCTCCTCGATCCGGTCGTCGTCCCGCGCAAGGCCGAACAGGCCGCGCGAATAGCTGACCGCGCGGTGCACCGGTTCGAACATGTCGGTGCTGAGTTCCTGCGGGACGAGGCCGATCCGCTTGCGCGCCGCGCGCCAGTCCTTCGCCATGTCGTGTCCGAAGGCGTGGATCGTGCCCGAAGTCACCCGGACCAGCCCGCACACCGCGCCGATCAGGGTCGTCTTGCCCGCCCCGTTCGGCCCGAGAAGGGCGAAAATCTCGCCTTTCCTTATGTCCAGATCGACATCGTCGAGGGCCTTGAAGCCGCCGTCATAGACCTTGGTCAGGTTGCTGATGCGAAGGATCGGCTCGGCGACTGTGTCTGTCATGGCCGGCTCATGGCAGCAGCAGCGACGAATCGCCATAGCTATAAAACCGGTACTCCTGCGCGATCGCGTGCGCGTAAGCGGCCACCATGCGGTCCCGGCCCATCAAGGCGCTGACGAGCATGAACAGGGTGGAGCGCGGCAGGTGGAAATTCGTCATCAGCCCGTCGATCGCGCGGAAGCGGTAGCCGGGCGTGATGAAGATGTCGGTATCGCCCTCGAACGGCCGTATCGTCCCGCTCTCGTCCGCCGCGCTTTCCAGCAGGCGCAGGCTGGTCGTACCCACTGCGATTACCCGCCGGCCGTCCGCGCGCGCGGCATTGAGCCGGTCGGCCGTTGCCTGGTCCACCCGGCCCCACTCGGAATGCATCACATGTTCTTCGGTATCGTCCGCCTTGACCGGCAGGAAGGTGCCGGCCCCGACATGGAGCGTGAGGACGGCGCTTTCCACGCCGCGTTCACCGAGCGCCGCCATGAGCGCGGGCGTGAAATGCAGCGAGGCTGTGGGCGCCGCGACTGCGCCGTCGCGCTGTGCGAACATCGTCTGGTAGTCTTCCCGGTCCCGCTCGTCCGTGGCGCGCTTGCCGGCGATATAGGGCGGCAGCGGCATGGTGCCGGCCCGTTCCAGCAGGATCTCGACCGGCTCCGCCCCTTCGAACGCCAGCACGAAGCTGCCGTCGGCAAGGCGGCTTTCCGCTATCGCGGTGACATCCCGGCCGAAATCGATCCGGTCGCCTTCGCGAAGCCGCTTGGCGTTGCGGATAAAGGCCTGCCAGCGTCGCAGGTCGATGCGCTTGTGCAGGGTCGCGCCGATGCGCGCTTCGCCCCGTGTACCCTGCAATTGTGCGGGGATGACCTTGGTATCGTTGAAGACCAAAACATCGCCTGACTGCAGCAGGTCGGGCAGGTCGCGGACGCTCCGGTCCTCGAAGGCGCCCTCCCCGCGCACGAGCAGCATGCGCGCGGCATCGCGCGGCGTCACGGGGCGCAGGGCGATCCGCTCGGGCGGGAGTTCGAAATCGAAGAGGTCGACGCGCATGGCGCGCCGCTACCAAATCCCGCGCCCTTGCGGGAGGATTATTCGATCGGGGCGTTCAGCTCGTCCACCGTCACCGTCTCGCGCGGCACGACGTTCATCGCCGGCCGGGGCTTGTTGTCCGACGCCATGCTGGCCTGGATGATGCGGGTCGGGTTGGCGGGCGGCTCGCCGCGGTTGATCGCGTCGACCGCGGCCATGTTGCCGATCACGCGGCCGAAATTGGTGTAGTTCCGGTCCAGGCGGAAGTTCGGATAGAACACGATGAAGAACTGGCTGTTCGCGCTGTCTTCGCTCTGCGCGCGGGCCATGGACACGGTGCCGCGAATATGCGGCATCGGATTGAATTCTTCCTCGAGGTCGGGAAGCTGCGATCCGCCCTCGCCCGTGCCGGTCGGATCGCCGGACTGCGCCATGAAACCTTCGATCACGCGGTGGAAGATCACCCCGTCGTAGAAGCCTTGGCGGGTCAGCGTCTTGATCCGCTCCACGTGGTTGGGTGCCCAGCTCGGCATCAGGCGGATCGCGACCCGCTCGCCGTTGGACAGGTCGAGCAGCCAGACGTTTTCCTGCTCCACGTTCTGGTCGTAGCTGATCGCTTCGTACTGCACGCGCGTGGTGGCGGCGGGCGCTTCGTCCGCTTCCTGCGCCAGCGAAAGGGTCGGGGTGAAGGCCAGGGCGGCAAGCGCGCCGGCAGTCAGAAATCGTGCAAACATGGATATCCCGTCAGTCTGTCCGTTCGGAAAGGTGGAGTGCCGGATAGCCGCGCGCCTCTGTCCGATCAATGAATGGACGTCAGTAGTCGCCCTTGCGCCCGATCTTATCCACCCGGGCGGTCACGTCGTCGCGTACCGCCATACTGACGAAGGGGGCGATGTCCCCGCCATACATGGCGATTTCCTTGACCAGCTTGGATGCGATGGGCTGCAGGCTGACATCGGCCATGAGGAAGACCGTCTCGATCTCGTCATCCAGCTGCTGGTTCATGCCGGCCATCTGGTATTCGTATTCGAAATCCGCGACCGCGCGCAGGCCGCGCACGATGACATTGGCACCCTGCTTCCGGGCGAACTTCATCAGCAGGGCATCGAACCCCACCACCTCGACATTGCCGCAGTCGAGGTCCGCGACCTCGCGCTTCACCATCGCGAGCCGCTCTTCCGTCTCGAACATCGGGTTCTTCGACGGGTTGGTGGTGACGCCGATGATCAGCCGGTCGACCAGCTTGGCCCCGCGCCGGATGATGTCGCGATGGCCCAGCGTGATGGGATCGAACGTCCCGGGATAGATGCCGATACGTTCGCTCACCGGTCGCGCTCCACGATAAACCGCGCCAGGCTGCGCAAGAGGTCCGCTTCCTTGCCGTGCTGCGCCAGATGGCCAATCGCCTGTTCGACCAGGAGCGTGGCCTGCTTGCGCGCACCCTCCACGCCCATCAGCGTGACGAAGGTCTGCTTGCCCTGCTCCTCGTCCTTGCGCAGCGCCTTGCCGGCGGCGTCCTCGTCCCCCTCGACATCGAGCAGGTCGTCGGCGATCTGGAAGGCCAGGCCGATATCGCGGGCGTAGGCGCGCAGGTGCCCCCGTCCTTCGACCGACAGCTTGGCAAGGACCGCGCCCATTTCGACCGATGCGCCCAGCAGCGCGCCGGTCTTCAGTTGCTGGAGCCGCGTAATCGCGGGCAGGTCGTAGTCGACGGCTTCGGACGCCATGTCCATCATCTGCCCGCCGGCCATGCCGTCCTTGCCGCTGGCCCGGGCCAGCGTGCTGACGAGGGCCGCACGCGTGAACGGGTCCACGAAAGTCGCGGCATCGGCGAGGATCTCGAATGCGAGCGCGTGCAGCGAGTCCCCGGCAAGGACCGCGGTCGCCTCGTCGAAGGCGTTGTGCAATGTCGGCTTGCCATGGCGCAAATCGTCGTCGTCCATGCATGGCAGGTCGTCATGGATCAGGGAATAGACGTGGATCGATTCCACTGCGCAGCCGGCCCTGACGGACAGCTTGCGATCGACACCGTAAAGATCGGCAATCGCCTTCACCAGCAGGGGCCGCACGCGCTTGCCGCCGCCGATCGTGGCGTAGCGCATGGCTTCGACGAGGCGCGATCGCGTGTCCTGCGGCACCGGCAGCAGGAAATCGAATTCGGCATCCACCTCTTCCTGGATGCGCGAAAGAGCCTCGGGCAGCGGATTGTCGGATACGAGTTCCACTGGCCCAGCCCTCAGTTGCCGGT
This genomic interval from Qipengyuania sp. JC766 contains the following:
- a CDS encoding ABC transporter permease; amino-acid sequence: MINWRSTRAIYTRELLRFLRTAFQSVLAPVLTTALYFIVFGAAIGGRMPDLGGVDYAAFIIPGLLMLTLLGETTSNSSFGIYMPRFTGTIYELLSAPVGVAETLIGFVGAAATKSLILAAIILLTARLFVDYTIAYPFLAILYIMLVAAAFSLFGFTLGIWADNFEKLGIIPMLILTPLTFLGGTFYSLDMLPDPWDKIALANPIAFLVSGLRWTFYGEADVSIWLSLGLTLGFLAVCVGIIAYIFRTGWRLRS
- a CDS encoding ABC transporter ATP-binding protein codes for the protein MTDTVAEPILRISNLTKVYDGGFKALDDVDLDIRKGEIFALLGPNGAGKTTLIGAVCGLVRVTSGTIHAFGHDMAKDWRAARKRIGLVPQELSTDMFEPVHRAVSYSRGLFGLARDDDRIEEILRSLSLWDKRDERIMALSGGMKRRVLIAKALAHEPDLLFLDEPTAGVDVELRKGMWAIIDQMRARGVTIILTTHYIEEAELMSDRVGIINKGRILMVDEKTAMMGRLGRTEAHIALAEPMDTIPHAIAGFPVELQEGGRTLCYRGGDGSGKGKAEVAELTKALTRAGIDYVGIDTRESSLEEIFVSLLGEGEQSA
- the queA gene encoding tRNA preQ1(34) S-adenosylmethionine ribosyltransferase-isomerase QueA gives rise to the protein MRVDLFDFELPPERIALRPVTPRDAARMLLVRGEGAFEDRSVRDLPDLLQSGDVLVFNDTKVIPAQLQGTRGEARIGATLHKRIDLRRWQAFIRNAKRLREGDRIDFGRDVTAIAESRLADGSFVLAFEGAEPVEILLERAGTMPLPPYIAGKRATDERDREDYQTMFAQRDGAVAAPTASLHFTPALMAALGERGVESAVLTLHVGAGTFLPVKADDTEEHVMHSEWGRVDQATADRLNAARADGRRVIAVGTTSLRLLESAADESGTIRPFEGDTDIFITPGYRFRAIDGLMTNFHLPRSTLFMLVSALMGRDRMVAAYAHAIAQEYRFYSYGDSSLLLP
- a CDS encoding peptidylprolyl isomerase; protein product: MFARFLTAGALAALAFTPTLSLAQEADEAPAATTRVQYEAISYDQNVEQENVWLLDLSNGERVAIRLMPSWAPNHVERIKTLTRQGFYDGVIFHRVIEGFMAQSGDPTGTGEGGSQLPDLEEEFNPMPHIRGTVSMARAQSEDSANSQFFIVFYPNFRLDRNYTNFGRVIGNMAAVDAINRGEPPANPTRIIQASMASDNKPRPAMNVVPRETVTVDELNAPIE
- the coaD gene encoding pantetheine-phosphate adenylyltransferase; translation: MSERIGIYPGTFDPITLGHRDIIRRGAKLVDRLIIGVTTNPSKNPMFETEERLAMVKREVADLDCGNVEVVGFDALLMKFARKQGANVIVRGLRAVADFEYEYQMAGMNQQLDDEIETVFLMADVSLQPIASKLVKEIAMYGGDIAPFVSMAVRDDVTARVDKIGRKGDY
- a CDS encoding farnesyl diphosphate synthase is translated as MELVSDNPLPEALSRIQEEVDAEFDFLLPVPQDTRSRLVEAMRYATIGGGKRVRPLLVKAIADLYGVDRKLSVRAGCAVESIHVYSLIHDDLPCMDDDDLRHGKPTLHNAFDEATAVLAGDSLHALAFEILADAATFVDPFTRAALVSTLARASGKDGMAGGQMMDMASEAVDYDLPAITRLQQLKTGALLGASVEMGAVLAKLSVEGRGHLRAYARDIGLAFQIADDLLDVEGDEDAAGKALRKDEEQGKQTFVTLMGVEGARKQATLLVEQAIGHLAQHGKEADLLRSLARFIVERDR